A genomic segment from Oncorhynchus clarkii lewisi isolate Uvic-CL-2024 chromosome 12, UVic_Ocla_1.0, whole genome shotgun sequence encodes:
- the LOC139422127 gene encoding heme-binding protein 2-like, translating into MVYFVALVGLLLILTAEARVGNSSESRFCTESKECLLYDLVCKNDDYEVRHYDSVKWVSTDEECYFMDKATYTAFRRLFKYITGSNKAGVNIDMTAPVTVKIEEKKKMWASSVFTISFLLPSDYQMIHPQPTDDKVYFTETPDMKVYVRSYGGWMMSLTSSVNSMLLKRQLDNVQATYNKDYHYAVGYDSPMKILNRHNEVWYMVEGEPVCPTSS; encoded by the exons AT GGTTTATTTTGTAGCGTTGGTTGGCTTGCTTCTCATCTTGACTGCTGAAGCCAGAGTTGG GAACTCCTCTGAGTCTCGCTTCTGCACCGAGTCAAAGGAATGTCTGCTGTATGATCTGGTGTGCAAGAATGACGATTATGAG GTGCGCCACTATGACTCGGTGAAATGGGTGTCGACAGACGAGGAATGCTACTTCATGGACAAGGCCACTTACACTGCCTTCCGGAGACTCTTCAAATACATCACCGGATCCAAcaaggctg GCGTCAACATTGACATGACAGCTCCGGTGACTGTCAAAAttgaagagaagaagaagatgtGGGCGTCATCTGTCTTCACCATCAGCTTCCTCCTGCCGTCTGACTATCAGATGATTCATCCCCAACCCActgatgacaag GTGTATTTTACAGAGACGCCAGACATGAAAGTGTACGTGAGGAGCTACGGTGGATGGATGATGTCTTTGACATCCAGTGTAAACTCTATGCTGCTGAAAAGGCAGCTAGACAACGTCCAGGCCACCTACAACAAAGACTACCACTATGCTGTGGGATATGACAG CCCAATGAAGATTCTGAATAGGCACAACGAGGTGTGGTACATGGTTGAGGGAGAGCCTGTGTGCCCTACCTCCTCCTAA